A genomic window from Qipengyuania oceanensis includes:
- a CDS encoding helix-turn-helix domain-containing protein, which produces MPVRRRLFAGQRLRALRESRELRQADLATALGVSASYLSQLENDQRPLTSALIEKLASLFPVDWQDLGTDGTEQLVVALREASADPLFAEPLPPDQLARLAEQNPAFAERFVALHEAYRRTGQRLAMVDEALTTENPAADTAATARLPWEQVRDWFHFANNYVDTLDRAAEKLARQLRGRAPSPGTEAIETHLRQALSISLIYSGQSGIRSFDAEMSHLVIDPGQPAESRRFQLAHQLVSLALRDEILAVIEGAKLQSAASRQLLFVGLSNYAAGALLMPYDDFRRTARTLRHDIDRIAQIFGTSFEQTCHRLSTLQRDGAKGVPFFFCRVDMAGNITKRHSATRLQFARFGGACPLWIVHEAVAVPDRILVQLAETPDGVRYVSMAKGLVKPSGTFERPPRRYAVALGCETTHAGEFIYADGLDLASERSVVPIGISCRICPRPDCDQRAFPPSDREIEVDPDHRGVVPYRIG; this is translated from the coding sequence ATGCCGGTCCGTCGCCGCCTCTTTGCAGGTCAACGCCTGCGCGCCCTGCGCGAAAGTCGCGAGTTGCGGCAGGCCGACCTGGCGACGGCGCTCGGCGTCAGTGCGAGCTATCTCTCGCAGCTGGAAAACGACCAGCGCCCGCTCACTTCGGCGCTGATCGAGAAGCTCGCCAGCCTGTTCCCAGTCGACTGGCAGGACCTGGGCACCGACGGCACCGAACAGCTGGTGGTCGCGCTGCGCGAGGCGAGCGCCGACCCGCTGTTCGCCGAACCGCTGCCGCCCGACCAGCTTGCCCGCCTCGCCGAGCAGAACCCGGCCTTTGCCGAGCGGTTCGTCGCGCTTCACGAGGCCTATCGCCGCACCGGCCAGCGGCTCGCGATGGTGGACGAGGCGCTCACCACCGAGAATCCCGCGGCCGACACCGCTGCGACCGCCCGCCTTCCGTGGGAGCAGGTGCGCGACTGGTTTCACTTCGCCAACAATTACGTCGACACGCTCGACCGCGCGGCGGAAAAGCTGGCTCGGCAGTTGCGCGGCCGTGCACCCTCCCCCGGCACAGAGGCGATCGAGACGCACCTCAGGCAGGCGCTGTCGATCTCGCTGATCTATTCCGGCCAGTCGGGCATTCGCAGTTTCGACGCGGAGATGAGCCACCTGGTCATCGACCCGGGGCAGCCCGCCGAAAGCCGCCGCTTCCAGCTCGCGCACCAGCTCGTCTCGCTGGCCTTGCGCGACGAGATCCTCGCCGTCATCGAAGGCGCGAAGCTGCAAAGCGCCGCCTCGCGCCAGCTGCTGTTCGTCGGCCTGTCGAACTACGCGGCGGGCGCGCTGCTGATGCCCTACGACGACTTTCGTCGCACCGCCCGGACCTTGCGGCACGACATCGACCGCATCGCGCAGATCTTCGGCACCAGTTTCGAACAGACCTGCCATCGGCTCTCGACCCTCCAGCGCGATGGCGCGAAGGGCGTGCCGTTCTTCTTCTGCCGCGTCGACATGGCCGGCAACATCACCAAGCGGCATTCGGCGACGCGGCTCCAGTTCGCACGATTCGGCGGGGCCTGCCCGCTCTGGATCGTGCACGAGGCCGTCGCCGTGCCCGACCGTATCCTCGTGCAGCTGGCGGAAACGCCCGATGGGGTGCGCTATGTCTCGATGGCCAAGGGCCTGGTAAAACCGTCAGGCACTTTCGAGCGGCCGCCGCGCCGCTATGCCGTGGCGCTGGGCTGCGAGACGACCCACGCGGGCGAGTTCATCTACGCCGACGGGCTGGACCTCGCCTCGGAACGCAGCGTGGTGCCGATCGGGATTTCCTGCCGCATCTGTCCGCGCCCGGATTGCGACCAGCGCGCCTTCCCGCCGAGCGATCGCGAAATCGAGGTCGACCCCGACCATCGCGGCGTGGTCCCCTACCGGATCGGCTAG
- a CDS encoding acyl-CoA carboxylase subunit beta, which yields MSANIAEMERRRDAAKLGGGEKRIAAQHAKGKLTARERLDILLDEGSFEELDTYVEHDCVDFGMQDQKIPGDGVVTGSGTINGRLVFVFSQDFTVFGGSLSKRHAEKICKVMDMAMKVGAPVIGLNDSGGARIQEGVASLGGYAEVFQRNVLASGVVPQISLIMGPCAGGAVYSPAMTDFIFMVEDSSYMFVTGPDVVKTVTNEVVTQEELGGAKTHTTKTSVADNAFANDIETLLATRNFFDYLPLSNREDVPERPTSDPWDRIEDSLDTLIPDNANQPYDMHEVIRKTLDEGDFFEIQPGHAGNIICGFGRVEGRTVGVVANQPMVLAGVLDINSSKKAARFVRFCDAFEIPILTFVDVPGFLPGTAQEHNGIIKHGAKLLFAYAEATVPKITVITRKAYGGAYDVMASKHLRGDLNYAWPTAEIAVMGAKGAVEIIFRQDRDDPDKIAEKTKEYEDRFANPFVAAQRGYIDEVIYPHSTRRRIALGLRKLRGKQLENPWKKHDNIPL from the coding sequence ATGTCCGCCAATATCGCCGAAATGGAACGCCGCCGGGACGCAGCAAAGCTGGGCGGCGGGGAAAAGCGCATCGCCGCGCAACACGCCAAGGGCAAGCTGACCGCACGCGAGCGGCTGGACATATTGCTGGACGAAGGCAGCTTTGAGGAACTCGACACCTACGTCGAGCATGACTGCGTCGATTTCGGGATGCAGGATCAGAAGATCCCGGGCGACGGTGTCGTCACCGGCAGCGGCACGATCAACGGCCGGCTCGTCTTCGTATTCAGCCAGGATTTCACCGTCTTCGGCGGCTCGCTGTCTAAACGCCACGCGGAAAAGATCTGCAAGGTGATGGACATGGCCATGAAGGTGGGCGCACCGGTCATCGGCCTCAACGACAGCGGCGGCGCGCGCATCCAGGAAGGCGTGGCTTCGCTCGGCGGATATGCCGAGGTGTTCCAGCGCAATGTACTCGCCAGCGGCGTGGTGCCGCAAATCAGCCTCATCATGGGGCCGTGCGCGGGCGGCGCGGTCTATTCGCCCGCTATGACCGACTTCATCTTCATGGTGGAGGACAGCTCCTACATGTTCGTCACCGGGCCGGACGTGGTGAAGACGGTGACGAACGAGGTCGTCACGCAGGAAGAACTGGGCGGGGCAAAGACGCACACCACCAAGACTTCCGTCGCCGACAACGCCTTCGCGAACGATATCGAGACGCTGCTCGCGACGCGCAATTTCTTCGATTACCTGCCGCTGTCGAACCGCGAGGATGTGCCCGAGCGGCCGACCAGCGACCCGTGGGACCGCATCGAGGACAGTCTCGACACGCTGATCCCCGACAACGCCAACCAGCCTTACGACATGCACGAAGTCATCCGGAAGACGCTGGACGAGGGCGACTTCTTCGAGATCCAGCCGGGCCATGCGGGCAACATCATCTGCGGTTTCGGCCGGGTCGAGGGCCGCACGGTGGGCGTGGTGGCGAACCAGCCCATGGTGCTCGCCGGCGTTCTCGACATCAATTCTTCCAAGAAAGCCGCGCGCTTCGTGCGCTTCTGCGATGCTTTCGAAATTCCGATCCTGACCTTCGTCGACGTGCCCGGCTTCCTTCCCGGCACGGCGCAGGAGCATAACGGCATCATCAAGCACGGCGCGAAGCTGCTGTTCGCCTATGCCGAGGCGACCGTGCCCAAGATCACCGTGATCACCCGCAAAGCCTATGGCGGCGCCTATGACGTGATGGCCTCCAAGCACCTGCGCGGCGACTTGAACTACGCTTGGCCCACGGCCGAAATCGCGGTGATGGGCGCCAAGGGTGCGGTCGAGATCATCTTCCGCCAGGACCGCGACGACCCCGACAAGATCGCCGAGAAGACGAAGGAATACGAAGACCGCTTCGCCAACCCCTTCGTTGCGGCACAGCGCGGCTATATCGACGAGGTGATCTACCCGCACTCGACGCGGCGGCGCATCGCGTTGGGGCTAAGGAAGCTGCGCGGCAAGCAGCTCGAAAACCCGTGGAAGAAGCATGACAATATTCCGTTGTGA
- the mce gene encoding methylmalonyl-CoA epimerase: protein MKLGRLNHIGVATPSIADSIAYYRETMGAVRITEPFDLEAQGVKVCFVETPDAHGELGKGTQIELIEPFNESSPINGFLAKNPAGGQHHVCYEVEDIEEARSWFEDKGKRILGPTRIGAHGTPIFFLHPKDMMGQLTEIMETPKDGAHWSN from the coding sequence ATGAAACTCGGCCGGCTCAACCATATCGGCGTCGCGACGCCCTCGATCGCGGACTCCATCGCCTATTACCGCGAGACGATGGGGGCGGTGCGGATAACCGAGCCCTTCGATCTCGAGGCGCAGGGCGTAAAGGTCTGCTTCGTCGAAACGCCGGACGCCCATGGCGAGCTCGGCAAGGGCACCCAGATCGAGCTGATCGAGCCGTTCAACGAGAGCAGCCCGATCAACGGTTTCCTCGCGAAGAACCCGGCGGGCGGCCAGCACCACGTCTGCTACGAGGTCGAGGATATCGAAGAAGCGCGCAGCTGGTTCGAGGACAAGGGCAAGCGTATTCTCGGCCCCACGCGCATCGGGGCGCATGGCACGCCGATCTTCTTCCTCCATCCCAAGGACATGATGGGGCAACTGACCGAGATCATGGAGACGCCGAAGGACGGCGCGCACTGGTCGAACTGA
- a CDS encoding enoyl-CoA hydratase-related protein has product MADYETIKTERDGDVLIITLNRPERLNAMPPQMADEIGAAFYDLEGARCVLITGEGKGFCSGADLAARGEGNALANKGGSHRALSNHYNPAVNMVLRAPVPVVCAVNGPAAGVGCSLGLAGDFVLAGKSAYFLQAFVNIGLVPDGGSTWLLARTIGRARATRMMMLGEKISAEQAEDWGLIYKAVDDDALMTEAKELAQRLASGPTLAYSTMKRNIATALDGGLPEVLQAEAEGQRLAGASEDAREGGMAFLQKRKAEFKGK; this is encoded by the coding sequence ATGGCCGACTACGAAACTATCAAGACCGAACGCGACGGCGACGTCCTGATCATCACGCTGAACCGGCCGGAGCGCCTGAACGCGATGCCGCCGCAGATGGCGGACGAAATCGGCGCGGCCTTCTACGATCTCGAGGGTGCGCGCTGCGTGCTCATCACCGGCGAGGGCAAGGGCTTCTGTTCGGGCGCTGATCTGGCCGCGCGGGGCGAAGGCAATGCGCTCGCCAACAAGGGCGGCAGCCATCGGGCGCTGTCGAACCACTACAACCCGGCGGTCAACATGGTGCTGCGCGCGCCCGTGCCGGTCGTGTGCGCGGTCAACGGCCCGGCGGCGGGCGTCGGCTGTTCGCTGGGCCTTGCCGGCGACTTCGTGCTGGCAGGCAAGAGCGCCTATTTCCTCCAGGCCTTCGTCAACATCGGCCTGGTACCCGACGGCGGATCGACCTGGCTGCTGGCTCGGACCATCGGTCGCGCCCGCGCCACGCGCATGATGATGCTGGGCGAGAAGATTTCGGCCGAACAGGCGGAGGACTGGGGCCTCATCTACAAGGCGGTCGACGACGATGCGCTGATGACCGAAGCGAAGGAACTCGCACAGCGCCTCGCAAGCGGCCCGACGCTCGCCTATTCGACGATGAAGCGGAACATCGCCACCGCGCTCGACGGCGGCCTGCCAGAAGTGCTGCAGGCCGAGGCCGAGGGCCAGCGCCTGGCCGGCGCGAGCGAGGATGCGCGCGAGGGAGGCATGGCCTTTCTCCAGAAGCGCAAGGCCGAATTCAAGGGCAAGTAG
- a CDS encoding glutathione S-transferase family protein: MLFFDSPNPAPNPRRVRIFAAEKGVELPTRTISIPEREQKSDEYLKLNPRGQTPALQLDDGTVIAESVAIMRYLEAKHPEPPMFGTTPEEIAAIEMWSRRVEMVLMAPVGAVWVHTHPFTARIPIRMPEWGETNRPLVEAAFRFFDQSLEGREFLAADSFTSADILLLTTFDFAKFVGCGTPDDCTHLRDWHERVSARPSASA, translated from the coding sequence ATGCTTTTCTTCGACAGCCCCAATCCCGCGCCCAATCCGCGACGCGTGCGCATCTTCGCGGCGGAGAAAGGCGTCGAGCTGCCCACGCGCACGATCTCTATCCCCGAGCGCGAGCAGAAGTCGGACGAGTACCTCAAGCTCAATCCGCGCGGGCAGACCCCGGCGCTGCAGCTCGACGATGGCACGGTGATCGCCGAAAGCGTGGCGATCATGCGCTATCTCGAGGCGAAGCATCCCGAACCGCCGATGTTCGGGACCACGCCCGAAGAGATCGCGGCGATCGAGATGTGGAGCCGCCGGGTCGAGATGGTCCTGATGGCTCCGGTCGGCGCGGTGTGGGTGCACACGCATCCCTTCACCGCCAGGATCCCGATCCGCATGCCCGAATGGGGCGAGACGAACCGCCCGCTGGTGGAGGCGGCGTTCCGCTTCTTCGACCAGTCGCTGGAAGGACGCGAATTCCTCGCGGCCGACAGCTTCACCAGTGCAGACATCCTGCTGCTGACGACCTTCGATTTCGCGAAGTTCGTCGGCTGCGGCACACCCGACGATTGCACCCACCTGCGCGACTGGCACGAGCGGGTTTCGGCTCGCCCGAGCGCCAGCGCATGA